The following are from one region of the Trichoderma breve strain T069 chromosome 5, whole genome shotgun sequence genome:
- a CDS encoding KR domain-containing protein, with translation MATAGNDGTSVAITGLSCRFPGDGDNPSNYWKLVSEGKSAWSMIPKERFNGDAFWAGGKKGHGSITKSGHFLKHDVSHFDANFFNISALEANAMDPQHRLALEVVYEALESAGYSVKDLAGTRTGVFMGHFTSDYKELVISDTDGIPPFALDTACSSSLVAFHLACQSLRTGESDIAIVGGTNVLLNPDMFVAFSGQGFLSPDGKCKSFDASGDGYGRGEGVAAIVLKRVDDAIVALDPLRAIIRATGSNQDGHTKSLTLPSADAQEALIRDVYRLAKLDFDQTGYVEAHGTGTQAGDTTETLALSRTIAKGRSSKNKLVVGSVKANIGHLEAASGLAGVIKSVLMLEHGVIPPNIHFHNPNPKIDFENWNIQIPTQLMKWPSQGTRRISINSFGYGGTNAHAILDDAYSEEEEEDDECNSQPNTPRIYIDELHDDDSQAEKYLADLAYTLSDKRSRLQWKTFALASSLDELADVLESADGGRIEVMSSSVPRLGFVFTGQGAQWATMGMALMAFPEFSASIEAADVFLKKTLGCPWSARAELSRGKGTSRLGLALYSQTLCTVLQVALVDLLRKWDVVPDAVVGHSSGEIGAAYCAGYLSREDAWRIAYCRGVVCSNMKTAAPDLEGAMMAVGASPDTCSAFIERDAAAIISLQAALQEENIFARKLLVDTAYHSKHMKLVAEQYAKAIAAIQPRPNTTTGGDAACKMYSSVTESEITYKDLGPDYWVRNLVSPVKFATAIQNLMRPDAEARSSGTDAVDILVEIGPHTALRGPATQSIQALGVNNKPYMSAVVRNESAVETTLNLIGMLIAYGRPVELASLNGTVTGKNKILVDLPSYPWNHAQQYWSESRLARGRKDRPVSASSLLGSPVPSFLEGERVWRGFLRLSEEPWMADHNIQDSVLYPGAGFLAMAIEAALQGADITRKVKGLSLRDIEFLSAMLVPEDEELEHTITLRPHLLVTNSSEELWNDFVICSSPDRKSLVRNCRGLIRVCYDDSGVENLITEKEAQEDPGLLRYKQASTSCKEEQHPAEFYQTLTDLGYNYGLTFANITEVSVGDGQSRGSVTIPSVGLHDTQRPHVIHPATLDAMFHLAFAAANSNHLSKLTVPMVPKSMDEMYISTDIPYLAQTKLKGYSKARKLGSRRLLKATIGIVDEEEQRSVLEISGLHCTEIAQTSAAQKTAVLARKMCSKLVWRPSINFITNEDIQRIVSISTERSTQTSNYQQLSEFINIIHHTTPTMRIVELAQESSTFAQDKTLLEDVLQRANYTTFGYDGKTKSGPGDSSPAAEGVTLQADQNLFQEHARTADLVVCSAISSAPSNIANNARLLLKEDGRVCAIEAPEQVATAKSVLQEAGFTNFFQFGGSASGEPVFLVGSLESSENIAGAGLKEKDIVLIQPANANESVTAAAEQLKRTLSALGYGASIHTWGIDNVSALKNKDCVALLEAQSAVLESLAEKDFYAVQKLITQCKSLLWIDALDDARKGLINGLTRVVRNEIPGSQLQTLHVSSASLSQPKRLSHLICQVLGSKTSDNEFTVENDMIYTSRVVIDEELSAEIDEAQQAGADATSHVPLASIDAPLSLTMTSTGTVCFKRDSVPTADLEGDEVEINVKASTISSNHLFSDSDEPLIFEAAGVIVRVGSSVTKFQPGDSVVTYSLGLAGQTLQRTKADFCHLLPSGYTFTEAISGAAAHAAAWYALDRITRIQSGQSILIHAAAEDVGQAAIQIARNYNVEIYATIKEEGERELLCDAYDVPSDHIFNLQDSHAVDSIKQMTNGGGIDIILGSPRNAAHRQTSQCLAAFGTFVEIGLLDSSYSKVLDATFVPQDTTFSSFSLSHIARKSPQLMTQIIAAVFELHSKGITKPIASSKVFSASEVESAVQYAQTEGQDKTIILSWNDDDSVPLMGSGERQPIDLNLRSDACYILVGGLGGLGRSLAIMLAENGARKLCFLSRSGAASASANDLISDLEELGVQVRCLQCDVSEISALKNALDVCSAELGPVQGVIQCAMVLRDTLFTNMSYIQWQESTLPKVQGTQNLHKALPDVDFFVALSSFAGTFGNRGQSNYAAGCAYQDALALQRRDEGKKATTLDVGLMRDIGVLAENGMTDNLKEWEEPYGVREGELRNLVKLAIAGRLPAQVLTGLATGGSAVVAGIPPPFYLSDAKFSIMATTDLEKIEAEDVDTSRALHSYGLDSLVAIEIVDWALKEVEARVSVFDIMAAVPITATASKIANASALCSKE, from the exons ATGGCTACAGCAGGGAATGACGGCACATCTGTTGCTATTACTGGGCTCTCGTGTCGCTTTCCTGGCGATGGAGATAACCCAAGTAATTACTGGAAGTTGGTGAGCGAAGGGAAAT CGGCATGGTCCATGATACCTAAAGAGCGCTTTAATGGAGATGCATTCTGGGCTGGTGGCAAGAAGGGCCACGGAAGTATTACCAAAAGTGGTCACTTCCTCAAGCACGATGTCTCACACTTCGACGCcaatttctttaatatttcaGCTTTGGAAGCCAATGCGATGGACCCCCAACATCGGCTCGCATTGGAAGTCGTGTATGAAGCCTTGGAATCTGCAGGCTATTCAGTCAAAGACCTAGCAGGCACGCGCACAGGAGTGTTTATGGGTCATTTCACAAGTGACTACAAGGAACTTGTTATAAGCGATACCGATGGGATACCGCC CTTTGCTCTGGACACGGCATGTTCCTCGTCGTTAGTAGCATTCCACCTCGCTTGTCAGAGCTTGCGTACCGGAGAATCAGATATCGCCATTGTGGGCGGCACAAATGTGCTCCTGAACCCTGACATGTTTGTGGCTTTTTCTGGTCAgggctttctctctccagaTGGCAAGTGCAAAAGCTTTGATGCGTCCGGCGACGGATACGGGCGCGGCGAAGGTGTCGCTGCCATAGTATTAAAACGAGTCGATGATGCCATCGTGGCACTGGATCCTCTTCGAGCAATCATCCGTGCAACTGGCTCAAACCAAGATGGACACACGAAGAGCTTGACACTTCCGAGTGCCGATGCACAGGAGGCGTTAATACGAGATGTATACCGGCTTGCGAAGTTAGATTTTGACCAGACCGGCTACGTGGAGGCTCATGGTACAGGCACACAGGCTGGTGATACTACGGAAACGTTGGCCTTGTCCAGGACAATTGCCAAGGGCCGTTCGTCTAAGAATAAGCTCGTGGTCGGATCAGTGAAGGCCAAT ATTGGTCACCTCGAGGCTGCGTCTGGGTTGGCCGGCGTCATTAAGAGTGTGCTCATGCTGGAGCACGGCGTCATTCCACCAAACATTCACTTTCATAACCCAAATCCCAAGATAGACTTTGAGAATTGGAACATCCAGATTCCTACTCAATTGATGAAGTGGCCGAGCCAAGGAACACGgcgcatcagcatcaattcATTCGGCTACGGTGGGACCAATGCTCATGCAATCCTTGATGATGCGTATTC agaggaagaggaggaggacgatgaatGCAACTCCCAACCGAATACACCGCGAATTTAT ATAGATGAGctgcatgatgatgattcacAAGCAGAGAAGTACCTCGCAGACCTGGCCTACACACTCAGCGACAAGCGTTCAAGATTACAGTGGAAAACTTTCGCCCTAGCTTCATCCCTGGATGAGTTAGCTGATGTCCTGGAATCCGCTGACGGTGGCAGAATAGAGGTCATGTCATCCAGCGTGCCGCGTCTCGGATTCGTCTTCACCGGCCAAGGAGCGCAATGGGCCACCATGGGAATGGCACTTATGGCATTTCCAGAATTCAGCGCCAGCATCGAGGCAGCGGATGTATTCCTTAAGAAAACCCTTGGCTGCCCATGGTCAGCGCGGGCTGAGCTTTCTCGCGGCAAGGGAACCTCCCGCCTAGGACTCGCGCTCTATTCGCAGACGCTGTGTACCGTACTGCAGGTTGCCCTTGTTGACCTATTACGCAAATGGGACGTTGTTCCCGATGCCGTTGTTGGTCACTCAAGCGGAGAGATTGGTGCAGCGTACTGCGCAGGATATCTTTCTCGTGAAGATGCCTGGCGAATCGCCTACTGTCGTGGCGTGGTTTGCTCAAACATGAAGACTGCGGCACCAGACCTGGAAggggccatgatggctgtCGGTGCATCACCAGATACTTGCTCAGCCTTTATTGAGC gagatgcagcagctaTAATCTCATTACAAGCGGCGCTACAAGAGGAAAACATATTTGCGCGCAAGCTTCTAGTGGATACGGCCTATCACTCGAAGCATATGAAGCTTGTAGCGGAGCAATATGCAAAAGCAATTGCAGCTATCCAGCCTCGACCAAACACAACCACAGGCGGTGACGCAGCCTGCAAGATGTACTCCAGTGTAACCGAATCCGAGATCACATACAAAGACCTGGGACCCGATTACTGGGTTCGGAACTTGGTCTCACCAGTGAAATTCGCCACAGCTATACAGAACTTGATGCGCCCTGACGCAGAGGCACGATCCAGTGGCACAGACGCCGTCGACATCCTCGTCGAGATTGGTCCACACACCGCGCTTCGGGGGCCAGCAACTCAAAGTATCCAAGCACTAGGCGTTAACAACAAGCCATATATGTCAGCCGTAGTACGCAATGAAAGCGCGGTTGAAACGACGCTGAACTTGATAGGCATGCTGATAGCATACGGTAGACCTGTGGAACTTGCGTCTCTGAATGGGACAGTGACTgggaaaaataaaatactagtCGATCTCCCATCCTATCCATGGAATCATGCACAGCAGTACTGGTCCGAATCACGTCTAGCACGCGGACGCAAAGACCGACCTGTATCTGCTAGCAGTTTACTGGGTTCGCCTGTTccaagcttcttggaggGAGAACGAGTGTGGCGTGGCTTTTTGCGTCTATCAGAAGAACCCTGGATGGCAGACCATAACATTCAAGACTCTGTCCTTTATCCTGGAGCGGGCTTTTTGGCCATGGCGATCGAGGCTGCATTGCAAGGTGCAGACATAACacgcaaggtcaagggcttgagcttgcggGACATTGAGTTCTTATCGGCTATGCTTGTaccagaagatgaagagcttgaacaCACTATAACTCTGAGACCTCACTTACTAGTTACTAATTCTTCGGAAGAGCTGTGGAATGACTTTGTTATATGCAGTTCGCCTGATCGCAAATCTCTTGTACGGAATTGCCGAGGGCTCATACGCGTCTGCTATGATGACTCGGGTGTAGAAAACCTGATCACTGAAAAGGAAGCCCAGGAAGATCCTGGATTGCTGCGGTATAAGCAGGCATCAACTTCATgcaaagaagagcagcatccGGCTGAGTTCTACCAGACGCTTACCGACTTGGGATATAACTATGGCCTAACTTTTGCCAACATCACCGAGGTTTCGGTAGGTGACGGCCAGAGCCGCGGTTCTGTGACCATTCCAAGTGTTGGCCTACACGATACACAAAGGCCACATGTAATCCACCCCGCGACCTTGGATGCCATGTTCCATCTGGCCTTCGCAGCCGCCAATAGCAATCATCTAAGCAAGCTGACCGTACCTATGGTGCCCAAGTCCATGGATGAGATGTATATCTCCACCGACATACCATACTTGGCGCAAACCAAATTGAAAGGCTACTCAAAAGCTCGTAAGCTCGGGTCCAGAAGGCTGTTGAAGGCAACAATCGGGATcgtggatgaagaggagcaaCGGTCAGTTCTCGAAATCTCCGGGCTACACTGCACTGAGATCGCGCAGACAAGCGCTGCCCAGAAGACAGCCGTGCTGGCCCGAAAGATGTGTAGCAAGCTAGTCTGGAGGCCATCGATCAACTTCATTACCAACGAAGATATTCAGCGCATTGTTTCTATATCAACAGAGCGATCAACACAGACGAGCAATTATCAGCAGCTATCTGAG ttcatcaacatcatccaccaTACAACCCCGACGATGCGCATTGTAGAACTAGCGCAAGAAAGCTCTACTTTTGCTCAAGATAAAACTCTTTTGGAAGATGTGCTGCAGAGAGCAAATTACACAACCTTCGGATACGATGGAAAGACCAAATCTGGACCAGGGGATTCTTCTCCTGCGGCCGAAGGAGTTACTCTACAAGCTGATCAAAATTTGTTCCAGGAACACGCCAGAACAGCTGATCTCGTCGTCTGCTCAGCAATATCTTCGGCGCCGTCAAACATTGCCAATAATGCAAGGCTtctgctcaaggaggatGGAAGGGTTTGCGCAATTGAAGCCCCAGAACAAGTGGCAACAGCAAAATCCGTTCTTCAAGAAGCCGGCTTCACGAACTTTTTCCAATTTGGGGGCTCTGCCTCTGGCGAGCCTGTATTCCTTGTTGGCTCTTTGGAGAGTAGCGAGAAtattgctggtgctggcctAAAAGAAAAGGACATCGTGCTAATTCAACCAGCTAATGCGAATGAATCTGTTACCGCAGCGGCGGAGCAACTAAAGAGAACACTATCAGCTCTTGGCTATGGCGCATCCATTCACACCTGGGGCATTGACAACGTATCTGCTCTCAAAAACAAGGACTGCGTCGCTCTTCTTGAAGCCCAATCCGCTGTCTTGGAATCACTGGCAGAGAAGGACTTTTATGCTGTGCAAAAGCTCATCACCCAATGCAAAAGTCTTCTCTGGATTGATGCACTGGATGATGCCAGGAAAGGTCTGATCAATGGTTTGACACGAGTTGTACGCAACGAAATCCCGGGAAGCCAGCTCCAGACTCTTCACGTATCATCAGCAAGTCTGTCACAACCGAAGCGTCTTTCACATTTGATTTGTCAGGTGTTGGGCTCGAAAACTTCTGACAACGAGTTTACTGTTGAAAACGACATGATATATACCAGCCGTGTTGTTATAGATGAGGAACTGAGTGCCGAGATTGACGAAGCGCAACAGGCCGGCGCCGATGCAACTAGTCATGTTCCATTGGCTAGCATAGATGCTCCTCTAAGCTTAACCATGACCAGCACTGGTACAGTATGCTTTAAACGCGATAGCGTCCCGACAGCAGATctcgagggcgacgaggTAGAGATCAATGTCAAAGCAAGCACTATCAG CTCTAATCACCTATTTTCCGATAGTGATGAGCCTCTCATATTTGAAGCAGCGGGTGTGATTGTTCGCGTTGGATCCAGCGTGACGAAATTTCAGCCTGGTGACTCGGTAGTCACGTATAGTCTTGGCCTCGCAGGCCAGACTTTGCAGAGGACTAAAGCAGATTTTTGTCATCTTTTACCTTCGGGATACACATTCACAGAAGCAATCAGTGGGGCTGCTGCTCATGCGGCAGCTTGGTACGCTTTGGACCGAATCACTCGGATTCAGAGCGGACAATCGATATTGATCCATGCTGCAGCGGAAGATgttggccaagctgcaaTTCAGATCGCACGTAACTACAACGTGGAAATTTACGCCACCATCAAGGAAGAGGGGGAGCGAGAACTGCTATGCGACGCATATGATGTTCCGAGTGATCACATCTTCAACCTGCAAGATTCCCATGCTGTGGACAGTATCAAGCAGATGACGAACGGCGGTGGTatcgacatcatcctcgGCTCACCACGAAATGCGGCTCACAGACAAACGTCACAATGCCTTGCAGCCTTTGGTACTTTCGTAGAGATTGGTCTACTCGACAGCTCATACAGCAAGGTGTTGGACGCAACTTTTGTCCCTCAAGACACAACGTTCAGCTCTTTTAGCCTCAGCCACATTGCCCGCAAGAGTCCTCAGCTTATGACTCAAATCATAGCCGCCGTTTTCGAACTCCACTCCAAAGGAATTACGAAGCCCATAGCTTCTTCCAAAGTTTTTTCGGCCTCTGAAGTGGAGAGCGCAGTTCAGTATGCGCAGACAGagggacaagacaagacgatCATATTATCAtggaatgatgatgactctgTACCTTTGATGGGATCTGGTGAACGTCAACCCATTGACCTAAACCTAAGAAGCGATGCATGCTATATCCTCGTTGGTGGTCTTGGTGGTCTGGGCCGCAGTCTAGCCATCATGCTTGCGGAAAACGGTGCACGAAAATTGTGCTTCCTTTCGCGATCAggggcagcttcagcctcagccaaCGATCTTATCAGCGACCTTGAAGAGCTCGGCGTGCAGGTTCGATGTCTGCAGTGCGATGTATCAGAGATATCGGCACTCAAGAACGCCTTAGACGTCTGTTCAGCAGAGCTTGGCCCAGTACAAGGTGTGATCCAGTGTGCGATGGTGTTACGAGACACCCTCTTTACCAACATGTCATATATTCAGTGGCAGGAATCCACGCTTCCCAAGGTTCAAGGAACGCAAAATCTCCACAAAGCATTGCCTGACGTCGATTTCTTTGTGGCGCTTAGTTCTTTTGCTGGTACATTTGGCAATCGTGGCCAGAGTAACTATGCAGCAGGGTGCGCATACCaagatgcccttgcccttcaGCGTCGCGatgaaggaaagaaagccACAACTCTTGACGTTGGCCTTATGCGTGACATAGGCGTTCTGGCAGAAAACGGCATGACAGACAATCTCAAGGAATGGGAAGAGCCATATGGTGTCCGTGAGGGCGAGCTACGAAACCTGGTCAAACTGGCAATTGCCGGCCGTCTGCCCGCCCAAGTCTTAACCGGCCTTGCTACTGGCGGTAGCGCTGTAGTAGCCGgtattcctcctcctttctATCTTTCGGATGCCAAGTTCTCTATCATGGCTACGACAGATCTTGAAAAA ATAGAGGCAGAAGATGTCGATACTTCGCGGGCGCTACATTCTTACGGCTTAGACTCTCTCGTCGCTATCGAGATTGTTGACTGGGCTCTAAAGGAGGTCGAAGCCCGTGTTAGTGTTTTTGATATTATGGCAGCTGTGCCAATTACTGCAACAGCTAGTAAGATTGCAAATGCGTCGGCGCTTTGTAGCAAGGAATAG
- a CDS encoding ABC transporter domain-containing protein, which produces MSTFVRNDQLFQQNIEQFDFNIKFEQVFLSILPSALFIIAASWRTVSQARKPVLVNAPLFQIIKVAAMTSYTVLQLALLILAAAFGLFHISSIFIAASVLKLLSSISMIPLTTVEHNRSPRPSVLLTSYLLLSLLFDVTQVRTFYLSSATSAELSYSNLFTAAVALKTAILVLESRKKSKWMNWNEKDHSPEETSGILSLGVFFWLNKLFLDGYRKIILLDDLYSLDKSLDPEIIHEKFSRNMDYSRMKGPLLLPTIPRLGLLGFTLAQPLLIERLLDYLAEDTLNPNIGYGFIGASFFIYAGIALCWAFHRYYHHRMRTMLRSILVTETFIAATKARIGTSDDNAALTLMSTDIERIRMGFRQLHDIWASVLQVALSAWMLYSRVGVVFVAPIGVVIVCFICLVIVMNFIGNAQRDWMALVQKRVGLTAIIIASMKNLKISGLSSPVRQFVQKLRVEELIAGVRFRKIFIAAALFGFIPLLLSPALTFALTQNRLDASRIFTSLSFLTLLTMPLSQVFQSIPEVISALACIGRIQAFLECETRDDFRQVFADIKGNSGKALVESILPFESKVLIKNGIFGWQADKPVLRDVNIRIPKSSLTVVVGPVGSGKSTLCKALLGEIPFHEGRIILDAHIPHVGFCDQAAFLSNGSIKDNIIGFSSLDEERYAEVIDATALGFDFATLAEGDKTNVGSDGISLSGGQKQRVALARALYLQTDFLVLDDIFSGLDVDTEQQVFRKVFGTEGLLTRRRSTVVLCTHSARHLPAADYVIVLEDGIVSEQGTFNKLIANQGYLQRLGNVQEPTFEEIKTTIPTVNTTPNADASRQVGDRTVYKHYMMNMGWPVAASALFFATLWGFLLNFSTIWLTYWVDDINAEHPIGALISLFLLGASIWVVSIKRAGANLHQDILRTLFRATLRFFTETDTGVTTNLFSQDLNLIDTELPDATVSTLFSITQVIGQMARFYLRTSRQLRLLDLEAKSPLYTHFLDTVRGIATLRAFGFISSDVYKNFRLLTSSQRPSYLLLMIQEWLNLVLNVVVMLLAIALTTLAVRLHSNSAFAGAALYSLLSFGENLAGIVLFWTSLETSLGAIARLKTFNDTVKPEDRDGERIIPPERWPQRGVVELKGVSATYSTTRLALHNIHLTINSGEKVAICGRTGSGKSIIYGQLLQHLNRSELRQRIIAVPQETVFLPNGSTFQANLDVSEEATREECEAVLTVVGLWGFVQERGGLDAGMNASTFSAGQRQLMSLGRALIRRSIRQRKYAAGTEHGGILLLDEVSSSVDQETERVMQRTIKTEFKNYTVIAVAHRLDMVMDFDKVVVMDRGEIVETGIPAVLAGEAGSRFGDLVSAGNE; this is translated from the exons ATGTCGACGTTTGTCAGAAATGACCAACTGTTTCAGCAAAATATTGAGCAGTTTGactttaatataaagtttgAACAAGTATTTCTTTCTATTTTGCCATCTGCTCTGTTTATAATAGCCGCATCATGGAGGACAGTCTCCCAGGCCAGGAAGCCTGTGTTAGTAAATGCACCTCTTTTCCAGATCATCAAAGTG GCGGCCATGACATCTTATACCGTGCTTCAACTCGCACTTCTTAttcttgcagcagcattcgGCTTATTCCATATATCAAGCATCTTCATAGCTGCGTCAGTTCTCAAGCTGCTGTCAAGTATTTCGATGATCCCTCTTACGACTGTAGAACACAATAGGTCACCCCGACCATCAGTGTTATTAACAAGTTACTTGCTCTTGTCTCTGCTCTTCGATGTCACGCAAGTAAGAACATTCTATCTATCATCAGCTACCTCTGCGGAGCTCTCTTATAGCAATCTCTTCACTGCCGCTGTTGCTCTGAAGACCGCAATACTGGTTTTAGAATCCCGGAAAAAGTCTAAATGGATGAACTGGAATGAGAAAGATCACAGCCCAGAGGAAACCAGTGGCATCTTGTCGCTAGGTGTCTTCTTCTGGCTGAACAAGCTATTCCTAGACGGCTATAGGAAAATTATCTTGCTTGATGACCTCTACTCCCTTGATAAGTCTTTAGACCCCGAAATAATCCATGAGAAGTTCTCTCGTAACATGGACTATTCGAGAATGAAGG GgccccttcttctccccacAATTCCACGATTAGGCCTACTTGGATTTACACTCGCTCAGCCTCTTCTCATTGAGCGGCTGCTGGATTATCTTGCCGAGGACACACTCAACCCAAATATCGGTTACGGGTTCATTGGCGCTAGTTTTTTCATCTATGCAGGAATTGCCCTTTGCTGGGCCTTTCATCG ATACTATCACCACAGAATGAGAACTATGTTGCGATCGATATTAGTCACGGAGACTTTCATCGCAGCCACAAAAGCCCGCATTGGGACGAGCGACGATAATGCTGCGTTGACTCTCATGAGCACTGATATTGAACGAATAAGAATGGGTTTCAGGCAATTGCACGATATTTGGGCAAGTGTGCTCCAGGTTGCATTGTCTGCATGGATGCTATACAGTCGGGTTGGCGTGGTCTTCGTCGCTCCTATTGGAGTGGTAATCGTATGTTTCATATGTCTGGTGATTGTGATGAACTTCATAGGAAACGCACAGAGAGACTGGATGGCATTGGTCCAAAAACGAGTCGGTCTGACTGCTATAATAATTGCTAGCATGAAGAACCTGAAAATATCCGGCCTTTCGTCCCCGGTTCGCCAATTCGTGCAAAAGCTTCGGGTTGAGGAACTAATAGCCGGAGTCCGATTCCGCAAAATATTCATCGCTGCAGCTCTTTTCGGGTTCATTCCACTGCTTCTGAGTCCGGCTCTGACCTTCGCGTTGACTCAAAATCGACTGGATGCCTCACGGATATTCACGAGTCTTTCGTTTCTTACGCTTCTGACTATGCCGTTGTCTCAAGTCTTCCAATCAATTCCTGAAGTCATCTCCGCTCTGGCCTGTATAGGTCGAATTCAGGCGTTCTTGGAGTGTGAAACGCGTGATGATTTCCGCCAGGTTTTTGCCGATATAAAAGGAAATTCTGGAAAAGCTCTAGTAGAGAGTATACTTCCATTTGAGTCGAAAGTACTCATTAAAAATGGAATTTTCGGTTGGCAGGCGGACAAGCCAGTCTTACGAGATGTGAACATCCGGATACCAAAGAGCTCGCTCACTGTTGTCGTCGGACCTGTTGGGTCAGGAAAATCTACCCTCTGCAAAGCGCTGCTAGGGGAGATTCCATTCCACGAAGGCCGAATTATTTTGGATGCACATATTCCACATGTTGGATTTTGTGATCAAGCAGCGTTTTTATCCAACGGGTCAATCAAGGATAATATTATCGGATTTTCTTCACTCGACGAAGAAAGGTATGCCGAAGTCATCGATGCTACAGCTTTAGGTTTCGACTTCGCCACTTTGGCAGAAGGAGACAAAACAAATGTTGGATCTGATGGTATCTCCCTGTCCGGAGGCCAGAAGCAACGCGTTGCTCTCGCGCGAGCTTTGTATCTACAGACGGACTTTCTCGTTCttgacgacatcttcagTGGTTTAGATGTTGATACGGAGCAGCAGGTGTTCCGTAAAGTTTTCGGCACGGAAGGGCTTCTCACGCGACGACGCTCTACTGTTGTTCTATGCACTCATAGTGCTCGGCATTTACCTGCGGCAGACTACGTGATCGTGCTTGAAGATGGCATCGTTAGCGAACAAGGCACCTTTAACAAGCTCATAGCAAATCAGGGCTATCTCCAGCGTCTCG GGAATGTTCAAGAGCCGACTTTCGAAGAAATCAAGACAACAATACCTACTGTAAACACCACACCTAATGCAGACGCGTCTCGACAGGTTGGGGATAGAACAGTATACAAGCATTATATGATGAACATGGGATGGCCCGTGGCGGCATCTGCCTTGTTCTTTGCCACGCTGTGGGGTTTCTTATTGAACTTTTCTACAATCT GGCTCACGTACTGGGTCGATGATATAAATGCAGAACATCCG ATTGGTGCTTTGATATCATTATTTCTCCTCGGTGCCTCGATCTGGGTTGTCTCAATCAAACGTGCAGGCGCCAATCTTCACCAAGATATCCTACGAACACTGTTCCGAGCAACATTGCGCTTCTTCACTGAAACTGATACTGGCGTCACTACAAACTTGTTCTCGCAAGATTTGAACCTTATCGACACAGAATTACCAGATGCAACTGTCAGCACTCTGTTTTCG ATCACTCAAGTTATCGGGCAAATGGCT AGATTCTATTTGCGAACCTCGCGACAACTACGATTGCTTGACCTAGAAGCCAAGAGCCCTCTGTA TACCCATTTTCTTGATACTGTCAGAGGCATCGCAACTCTACGGGCATTTG GCTTTATCTCCAGTGATGTTTACAAGAATTTCCGGCTACTTACTTCTAGCCAGAGGCCATCGTATCTACTTCTCATGATCCAGGAGTGGTTGAATCTCGTCCTCAATGTTGTCGTCATGCTACTAGCAATAGCCCTTACGACGCTCGCAGTCCGCCTCCACTCCAATTCTGCTTTCGCTGGTGCTGCTCTGTACAGTCTTTTGAGCTTCGGCGAAAATCTTGCCGGTATTGTCCTTTTCTGGACCAGTCTCGAGACCTCACTTGGGGCGATTGCAAGACTCAAGACGTTTAACGATACTGTGAAGCCGGAAgacagagacggagagagaaTCATTCCACCTGAACGCTGGCCACAGCGTGGTGTGGTGGAGCTGAAGGGAGTATCCGCCACATATTC CACAACTCGTCTTGCCCTCCATAACATCCATCTGACGATCAATTCTGGGGAGAAGGTGGCCATCTGCGGTCGCACTGGCAGTGGTAAATCTA TTATTTAtggccagctgctccaaCATTTAAACCGATCTGAGCTACGCCAACGTATCATCGCGGTGCCCCAGGAAACCGTCTTCTTGCCCAACGGATCTACCTTCCAGGCTAATCTTGATGTATCTGAAGAAGCAACGCGCGAGGAATGCGAGGCTGTGCTTACAGTTGTCGGTTTGTGGGGGTTTGTTCAAGAGCGCGGTGGTTTGGACGCAGGCATGAATGCGTCCACCTTTAGCGCTGGACAACGGCAGCTGATGTCGCTTGGACGTGCTCTGATCAGGCGCTCTATTAGACAACGAAAGTATGCTGCCGGTACAGAACATGGTGGCATCTTGTTACTGGATGAAGTCAGTTCTAGCGTGGATCAGGAGACAGAACGCGTAATGCAGCGGACGATCAAGACTGAGTTCAAAAACTACACAGTTATTGCGGTTGCCCACCGGTTGGATATGGTAATGGATTTTGATAAAGTAGTTGTTATGGATAGAGGGGAAATTGTTGAAACGGGCATTCCAGCCGTATTAGCAGGAGAGGCGGGGAGCAGGTTTGGAGATTTGGTGAGCGCAGGCAATGAGTAG